Part of the Woronichinia naegeliana WA131 genome, AACTTGACTGAGTTGATGATAAGTCAAGGTTTTTGGCCAGAGTTGAGCCTCAGTAAGAGCATCGGCCTCACAAGCAAAATTCTGTCCACAAAGTTTCTGCCATTCTTTTTTGACAACTTTATCGGCTTTCTCAATTTTTTGACTTATAGCTTTATTATCGGACTGGAGACGTTGAGCACTTTCGACCACAAGCCATCGTTGCTGTTCACCTCCATATTCCGAAGCCCTCACTTGCCAACGATAACCGTCCTGTTCACCCTGCTGCCATTGGTCTTCTGATATATTTGCCAAAGTCTCAGTGGCTTCTTTCAGAGGGACACGACTTAACCATTGAATTGACCTCGCCATGCCCACATTTTCCGCCGTATAAAAAGCTCCATCAATCACCGATAAACCTTCCATATTCAACGTTTCTTGACAGTCTTTGATTATCTGGGGAAACACCTTTTTATCCGATTCATTGCCATCTCCTAATTGCATAAAGAGAGGGACACCACCATCTCCACTACATATCATATTTAACATAAACTGTTTTAGGTCTGGTCGTTTATCTCTGGAATAACCAAATTTTATTTTTATGGCTTTTGTCTGCTCGTCTTCCTCATCTTCTATCCTTTCCTTATACTTCCCTTGTACAGACATTGAGGTTGAGTCTAAATGCTTTGACTTTTGTTCTATTCCAAAGATTGCTGCCGCTTTTAGGACTATTTTCGTGAACCGGTTTTTTACCCCCACTCCAAATACCTTATCCAATGACCTTCCTAGCTTGTCATCATTTAAATCTTCTGCTTTTATTCCTTCTCCTAATAGATGTTCTAATGCTTTTCCTTTAAAAAACTCACTCAACAAATATAACGGAGCATTAATACATCCTAAGCAGTTTAATATCATTGCTTTTACTATTGTACCTACACTGAGCTTTTCTTGAGGATGAGTTCCCACTTCCTCATCGATAATTTCTACTAAACCCATTTCATCTATAATTCCCGCTACGATTCCTAAGTGGTCGAGGTCTTTAATATTTAGGTTATTCATTTTTACTGTTGATTCTATCTAAGACAAGACTCCATTTTAGAACTTTATTGACATTTTTTATCCTTGCCCGAAATCAATGCACAAGTACCGATACTAGCTCGCGTGAACTAGTGCTCCTCTTCGACAACCTGCGGAATGTGGGATGCAAGGCTTTTGGGCATTTTGTCAAAATGTCTGACAGAGAACTTCGCACTCTCCAGTTCTTTAATCTTTTTTAGTTTATTCTGAACGAATGTTAGTAATCGAAAAAAATAATCAAAAAATCACTATTTTTCCACCATATTTTCTATCAAAATATTCTTATAAAAATCAAGTAATTTTTGAGCAAGAGCCTGATTTGTATATTCTTTAACCACTCGCTCATAGCCTTTTTGAGCTAAAATGTCTCGCCAATGAACTTGTTCTATCATTTTTTTTAA contains:
- a CDS encoding IS1634 family transposase, giving the protein MNNLNIKDLDHLGIVAGIIDEMGLVEIIDEEVGTHPQEKLSVGTIVKAMILNCLGCINAPLYLLSEFFKGKALEHLLGEGIKAEDLNDDKLGRSLDKVFGVGVKNRFTKIVLKAAAIFGIEQKSKHLDSTSMSVQGKYKERIEDEEDEQTKAIKIKFGYSRDKRPDLKQFMLNMICSGDGGVPLFMQLGDGNESDKKVFPQIIKDCQETLNMEGLSVIDGAFYTAENVGMARSIQWLSRVPLKEATETLANISEDQWQQGEQDGYRWQVRASEYGGEQQRWLVVESAQRLQSDNKAISQKIEKADKVVKKEWQKLCGQNFACEADALTEAQLWPKTLTYHQLSQVEVQTIPYYAKGGRPKQGATPLGFHYRLTGQLSLDSSCLEAASKRAGRFILATNVLDSQVLSPDQMLAEYKAQQNTERGFRFLKDPFFFASALFLKNPQRIMALMMIMVVSLLVYTLAQRRLRQALALAHQTIPNQKGKPTAIPTLLWVFQSFLFIRWLEIDGIQTIVNLTSKHKHILSFLGSSCQKYYFVS